The proteins below come from a single Treponema phagedenis genomic window:
- a CDS encoding bacteriohemerythrin, which produces MECSLNFKWKDSLSVGYNTIDLHHKKLLSLINDFADLLSLPQAKYKVHVGRVLMSLCDYTVYHFSEEEKIMRRYKYPQFEEHAQIHAAFVQRIKDSLVPLASGNMEAGAEFCNFLGEWLLHHIAVTDQKWAEFIQKNHPDAKF; this is translated from the coding sequence ATGGAATGTTCATTAAATTTTAAATGGAAAGACAGTCTCAGTGTGGGGTATAATACGATTGACCTGCACCACAAAAAACTATTAAGTCTTATTAACGATTTTGCGGATTTACTTTCATTACCGCAGGCGAAGTATAAGGTGCATGTTGGAAGAGTTTTAATGAGCCTCTGTGATTATACCGTTTATCATTTTAGCGAAGAAGAAAAAATTATGCGAAGATATAAGTATCCGCAATTTGAGGAACATGCACAAATTCATGCAGCATTTGTGCAGCGCATTAAGGATTCTTTAGTTCCCCTTGCTTCAGGAAATATGGAAGCGGGAGCTGAATTTTGTAATTTTTTAGGCGAATGGCTTCTTCACCATATTGCGGTAACAGATCAAAAATGGGCCGAATTCATACAAAAAAATCATCCCGATGCAAAGTTTTAA
- a CDS encoding histidine kinase dimerization/phosphoacceptor domain-containing protein, whose amino-acid sequence MLLFLENFLITFFCSLLLKENFPDAMGIEYFIIIFSACLWLYITDNKKWKILFLAGFIFSVFVVDATLCFFSPAFITIDLKLSNKKIKPASFEIPTDLVFKLIPISCIFFNFNILLFIFSLVVFFYSGIKENYFLTAAELTMLQDILSENKLHAEKQKRIFQIDLLKNAEVSILAERNRISGVLHNSIGHTLSSAILQVNALKYIADNEEVKDKLAVLQTSLETGMTEIRKSLGHL is encoded by the coding sequence ATGCTTTTATTTTTAGAAAATTTTTTGATTACATTTTTTTGTTCTCTTCTTCTAAAGGAAAATTTTCCCGATGCAATGGGCATAGAATATTTCATCATAATTTTTTCAGCATGCTTATGGCTCTATATCACCGATAATAAGAAATGGAAAATCCTGTTTCTTGCCGGTTTCATATTTTCTGTTTTTGTTGTTGATGCGACACTGTGTTTTTTCTCGCCCGCATTCATCACGATAGATTTAAAACTTTCAAATAAAAAAATAAAACCAGCCTCTTTTGAAATACCGACCGATTTGGTTTTTAAACTGATCCCAATCTCTTGCATTTTTTTTAATTTCAATATATTGCTTTTTATTTTTTCTCTTGTGGTATTTTTCTACTCAGGTATTAAGGAAAACTATTTTTTAACGGCAGCGGAATTAACAATGCTGCAAGATATATTGTCCGAAAATAAATTACACGCAGAAAAGCAAAAGCGTATTTTCCAAATCGATTTGCTAAAAAATGCAGAGGTCTCAATCTTAGCGGAACGCAATCGTATTTCCGGAGTACTGCATAATTCAATCGGGCATACATTGAGTTCCGCGATTTTACAAGTTAATGCCTTAAAGTATATCGCAGATAATGAAGAGGTAAAAGACAAGCTTGCGGTTTTACAAACATCGTTAGAAACAGGTATGACCGAAATACGAAAAAGTTTAGGGCACCTCTAA
- a CDS encoding IS5 family transposase: MKQKGLFDEEDRLRVLSKLGDSLEKLNEKINWEIFKPLLKKALTKEPKGLGGRPAYDYVMMFKIIILQKLYNISDDQTEYQINDRLSFMRFLGLELKDKVPDAKTIWLFKEKLIEARVSKKLFEKFGKELAKNNLIGKEGTIIDATIVEAPIQHNSKDENEQIKNGKIPEQWQEKQNKAKLSQKDCDARWTKKHKRNYYGYKDHIKIDKKSKLILKATVTAANVHDSRELKNLVERKDERLYADSAYIGEEIEGILKAKGIEGQICERGARGKPLTKKQKIGNRKKSKIRARVEHVFGFMTNSMKGIYVRTIGLARATFSIIMMNLTYNLCRYCYLKK, from the coding sequence AGAGTATTAAGTAAGCTAGGAGATAGTCTTGAAAAATTAAACGAAAAAATAAATTGGGAAATATTCAAGCCCCTATTAAAAAAAGCATTAACTAAAGAGCCAAAAGGTTTAGGCGGAAGACCTGCATACGATTATGTAATGATGTTTAAAATAATAATTTTACAAAAATTATACAACATAAGTGATGACCAAACGGAATATCAAATAAACGATCGGCTATCCTTTATGAGATTTTTAGGATTGGAATTAAAAGATAAAGTACCCGATGCAAAAACAATATGGCTTTTTAAAGAAAAACTCATTGAAGCGAGAGTATCAAAAAAATTATTTGAAAAGTTTGGAAAAGAATTAGCTAAAAATAACTTAATAGGAAAAGAGGGAACGATAATAGATGCGACAATAGTAGAAGCACCGATACAGCATAACAGCAAAGATGAAAATGAACAAATCAAAAACGGAAAAATTCCTGAACAATGGCAAGAAAAACAAAATAAGGCAAAATTATCGCAAAAAGACTGTGATGCGAGGTGGACAAAGAAGCATAAACGTAATTATTACGGTTATAAAGATCATATAAAAATAGATAAAAAAAGTAAGCTTATATTGAAAGCAACGGTAACAGCAGCCAATGTTCATGATAGTAGAGAGTTAAAAAATTTAGTTGAAAGGAAAGATGAAAGATTATACGCAGATAGTGCCTATATAGGAGAAGAAATAGAGGGGATTTTAAAAGCGAAAGGGATAGAAGGACAAATTTGTGAAAGAGGAGCAAGAGGGAAACCTCTTACTAAAAAACAAAAAATCGGTAACAGAAAAAAATCAAAAATACGGGCAAGAGTTGAACATGTATTTGGCTTTATGACAAACTCAATGAAAGGTATCTATGTAAGAACGATAGGACTAGCTCGTGCAACATTTTCGATAATAATGATGAACTTAACATACAACTTATGCCGATATTGCTATCTAAAGAAGTAA